TTGGCCAATGTGATGGTCTCGGCAGGTTATATTAACTGGCCGCCTTTGCGGGAGTTGTTGCCCTACCTGGATGCGGTCAAGATCGATCTCAAAGGATTTAACGAGGGTTTTTACCGCCGGGTGGTCAAGGGCGAATTGCGTTATGTGCTGCGCACCTTGAGAAAGCTGAGTCGCGCGGGCATGCTGACGGAGCTGGTAAACCTCGTGGTGCCCACGCTCAACGACAACATGGATGAAATCCGGCAGATGTGCCGTTGGGTTGTGCAGAACATGGGACCGGATACTCCGCTTTCCTTTTCGCGTTTTACGCCGCACTATCAGCTGCAGAATTTGCCGCCCACTCCTGTGGAAACTTTGGAGCGCGCTTATGCAGTGGGGCGCCAAGAAGGGCTTAACTATGTGTATGTCGGCAATGTGGTGGGGCATCCCACGGAGAGTACGTTCTGCCCCACATGCAATCGTGTGATGATCAAGCGCTATGGGTATGCGGTGCAGGGAATATTTATGGATGCGGAGGGACGCTGCCCTTATGACGGGACGAAGATTTATGGGAAGTGGGGGTGACGCGAAGCGAAGGCATCGAACGCTCCGCGTCATCCCGAGCCGACTTTTAGGGAGGCGTGGGGATCTTTGCGCCACAAAGATCGCTTCACTGCGTTCGCGATGACAACTGCTTTCGCGGGAACGACATTAAGAGTGGGGCAAGAGCGCCGATCACGAGCGTCACTTGCAGCCCGAACACCGGCACCAACATTGCGCTGGTAAGCACGGCCCCCAGCGCGGCGCCCCACAGGTCCGCGGCATAGAGTGTGCCTGAGACCTGGGACGCACGCGTGTTGTGGAGGGCCCGGGCGGCCAAGGCAAAACCTGCGCCCGGCCAAAGCGCGCTGGTAAACACGAGTGCACTGAATAGCGCGAGTGGCCACACAGAGAGTTCTTTGAGAAAGGGAAGGCTGGAGCCCAGTGTCAGGCCCCAGACTCCGGCCCACAGCAGCAGCCGGCGCAGTCTCTTGAGCATTTCAGGTTCACTTGCCGGGCCATGGATGCGCAAGGCCCATTGAGCGCCCGCGCTTAAGCCCAGCATGAACGCGGCAAAGAGCGCGCCGAGTTGCCAGTACACATAGCCGTGCAAGGCTTGGAAGGCAAGGATCAGCACGGTTTCATACAGGATGCCGGCAGCGCCCAGAACAAAGAGGACGCAGACCGGGTGCTGCTCGCGAATTACTTTGCGTCCCTGCCAAAAGAGTCTCAGGGCCCAAAGGAGGCCGAACAAGAGGGCCGCGAATCCCAGGAAATAGGCGGGTGAGACGAATTTGCTCAGCCAGGCTCGCCAAGTGTAGGCATAGCACACGGGGAATAGGTCGCGGTTGAGCCGCACGGCGCGCGCGTTTTCCAGGCCCGAGAGCAGGGCTTGGCGCCGCTGCGGATCGAGCTTGTACGGAAAATAGCTGGGTACCACAGCGCTGTTGCTGAGCCGGCGCTGATCGACGCGCCGGCCGAGTAAGTCGGCGTCCAAGCGGATTGGATCCGGGCTTGCCAATAGCAGGAGGGGGTTTCCGGCCACTAGCTCGACATGATCGATGGCTGCGCGGAGTGTTTGCAGCAAACAGGCATTGGAATAGGTTGTGGCCGGGGAGAGATAGTTGTCGGATGAGCGGATTTGGAAGGCCAGGATCCCCCCGGGCCGAAGACGGGCGCGTGCGGCTTCAAAGGCCTCAACAGTATAGAGCCGGTTGATCTGGGCGTTAATCGGTTCCGGCACCGAGAGCAGGATCACATCGTACTGCTTACTCGATTGCATGAGCCAAGTGCGGCTGTCCTGGGTGTGACGGTGCACGCGGAGATCTTCAAGGGCCATGCGATCGGGGCCGCTGAGATGTTTCCGAATCAATTGAAGTGGCGCGGGATCGATCTCCACCCAATCCACCTCAGCAACCGGGTGTTTGAGGATCTCGGCCAGCAGACCGGTGCTTGCGCCTCCGAGCACCAAGACTTTGCCGGGATGCTCGTTGAGTAGTAGAGGCCAGTGGGCGAGTTCTTCATATGCGACCGGATCCGGGAAGTGGGCGCTGAGCACTCCGTTCTCGAATAAGATGTTCAAACTGCCCATGCGTGTGAGCGCGAGGTGGCCGTAGCGCGAGACCTGTTCTTCCACAAAGTTGTATCCGCGGAACTGCAGAGCGCGGGAGCGTTGGGGGATGGAGGCCCCGAACCAGGCCAAAGTGAGTGCGGCTGTCAGGAGTGCGACTGCGATTCGCGAGCGGGGCCTTGTTAAGAGCGGTAGGGCTGCTGCAAGGGCTGCCGCAGCACATAGGGTGATGAGGATGTCTGCGCTCAGGCGCCCGGCGATCAGGCCCGTGTGGAGAAGGCCGCCGGCCACAGCCCCCGCGGCTTCCCATGCATAGGCGTGGCCTGCGCTGAGGCCGCTTCGTCGATGGGCTACGGCACAGCCGCAAGTGAAGCAGGCGCCCAGAGCCAGGCCTGTTGGGGCGAGCAGGGCGGCCGTCAAGAGGAAGGTCGGGAAGAGCCCGATGAGCATGCCAAAGCCGAAGAGCAGTTTGCTCAGCCGGATGAGCAGCAAATTGCATAAGAGCAAGGGGAGAAGTTGGATGAGCAGATAGGGGAGGGCTTGAGCGTGTTGATTGCGTGCCCAGTAGGCGCCTGCCCCGACCCAGCCCATCCATGAGGCCAGGAGAAATCCCAAAAAGAGTTCGTGTCCGGAAAAGACGATCAGGAGTTCCTGTACAAAGGCCAGTTGTAGGATGAGGGAGATCGCGCCATAGAGCGCAAAAGCAAGACGAGGGAGAAGCGATTGTCTGAAGAGCGCAGCGTTCATCAAGCCGCCTTACCCCAAAAGATGAGTGCGGCCTTGGCAACGGTTGTGATATTGACTTTGGGGATGCTGAGCGCGTTCACCACGCGCGAGGCGCCACTCCTCGTTGCCAAGGCATTGTGGATTTGTGCTATCGGTTTCATGGCCTACCGGGTATTTCTTACCGGCATTATCGGCCGCTGGCGTTCGGTTTTCTTCATTATCCTTGCGTGGTCCTTTGTCGTCCACTTCAAAGCCCAACTGATCGGACTCACAGGGAGTGCGTTCATCACCCCTGAAATTCAGGAAGTGCCTTATTGCCACATCGCGATGAGCTCTTCCTTCCTCAATTACCTATATCAACAATATCTGGCACTGATGAGCGGAAGCTGGCTCAAGTGGTCGCCGTTGACCTGGGGAGCGCTTTGGCTTTTGGTGACCTTGGCTTTGGGCCAGGCCTGGTGTTCCTGGGCTTGCATGTACGGGGGGCTGGATTCGGGATTCTCCAAGATTTTGCGTAAGCCCCTTGTGAAATGGCGGGGTTTGCCCAAGGGCTTGCGCGATCTGCCTGCGGGTATTTTGGTCGCTGCGCTTCTGATCTCTCTGGTTACTCTCAAACCGGTCTTCTGCTTGTGGATGTGTCCTCTGAAGCTGGGCACGGGATTTTTGGAACCGGATACGCTGAAGAATATGCTCCAATTCCTGAGCTTCTTCTTCATCGGGTTGTTCTTCTTGGTGTTGCTGCCGCTTTTGACAAAGAAAAGAGCCTTCTGCGGTTTGATTTGCCCTTTTGGGGCGTGGCAGTCTTTTTTTGGCCGGATCAATCCCTACCGCGTCAAGATCGATCCCGATAAGTGCACGCTTTGCGAGAAATGTGTGAGTGCTTGTCCGACCTTTGCCATTGATAAGGACCGCCCGATAGAGGAGAGGGTGCTGCCTTATTGCAATCGCTGCGGCGAGTGCATGGATGTGTGCCCGGCTTTGGCCATTGATTATCATTTGGTGGGCGAGAAAAAGCTGGGTATTCCCAATACTTGGCCGCGGCGATTGTTTTTGCTCAGCTCTTGGATGGTGGCCGGTGCGGTTTCCCTGTTATTTGTCCCTGAGGCCCTCTTGCGTTTGTGGAGGTGCTTGCCGCTATGACTCAGCTAATTGCCGAGGGGTGGGCGCTTGGTCTTTCCACAGGGCCCTATTGTTTTGGGGCCTGTGTGCCTTTTGTGGTGCCGTATCTGTTTGCAGAAGGCCTGGGAACGTGGCGTGCCAATATCCGTGTGATTGGAGAGTTCTTGCTGGGACGGCTCCTGGCCTATGCCACGTTTGGGATGTTTGTAGGGTGGTTAGGCCAAAGCATGCAACCCCATCTGAGTGAGAGAGTGACCTCTTGGGCTCTATTAGGGACTGCTTTAATCATGATTATCTACGCGTTTAACCAAAGTCTGCCAAGACTCAAATTCTGTGAAAAATTCTTAAGCGGGAAAAAACTTGCGCGGATGCCATTGATTTTGGGAATCCTCATCGGCATCAATGTGTGTCCTCCCTTTGTGGTCGGTGTGGCGCGTCTCTTGCAGGTTGGGGGGATCTCTGCCGGGCTTGTATTTTTTCTGGGCTTTTTTGTGGGTACCAGCTTATATGTGATCCCTCTTATCGGGCTCAGCCCTTTCACCCAGATGGAACGCCTCCGGTCCATCGGCACTTGGAGCGCCCTGCTTGTGGGCACCTATTTTCTTGTGAGCTCCATCTCCGCACTGTTCTAGCTTTCTCTTCGGTGCCAGGCACCGGTGCCTGGCACCAGTGCCTGACACCAGTGCCTGACACCGCGGACGGGGAGTTGTTGTTAGGGACGAATCTTTCATAACCATTTGCTGGGTAATGGGTTGGCGAGAACCGTCCCTGGGTGTATGATTCCGGTCACTGTGTTACAATGGTCAAACCGGCCACAATAGCCTCCTAAGAGGAATCCTTGGCCCAGCTTGGCCGAGCTTCTTTCACTTCCAAATGCCCGATTTGGCAGTCAGGAGTAAGGAAACATGACGGTAGAAGCAACTCGCGTACGCACTCTTGCCCTCGTGGGACACGCAGGCGCCGGCAAGACTTCTTTAGCAGAAGCCCTCCTTCATCAGGCCAAACTCACCACCCGCTTGGGTAAGGTTGAAGAAGGGCAAACCGCCAGCGATTACCGCGATGATGAGATCGAGCACAAACACTCCATCAATAGTTCCGTTCTTCAGATTGATCACAAGAATCACAGCATTCATTTGATTGATACCCCGGGTTATGCTGACTTTATCGGCGAGGTTTGCGCTGCCCTCTATGCAGTGGATGCCGTCTGCGTTGTGGTGGACGCGACCAAGGGTGTGGAAGTGGGAACGGAAAAGGTATGGCGCCTTGCTTCGGAAGCAAATTTGCCGCGTGCGGTATTTGTGAGCAAGCTCAGTAAGCCGGGTGCGGATTTTGACAGGACGCTGAATTCCATTCAGTCCTGCTTCGGCAAATCGTGTGTGCCTCTGGAGGCTCCGGGCTCTGCGCCGGTGGACCTTTTGCAGGACGGTTTGGAGGAAGATCTGCAGGCCTATCAACAGAGCCTGATTGAGGCGGTTGCCGAGACAGACGATACTCTTTTAGAGCGGTATTTGGAAGAAGGGCAGTTGCCCCTGGCAGACGTCAAGAACCAACTGCGCGCGGATATGATTGCGGGCAAGGTTGTCCCGATCTTTTGCGGCGACCTCCTGGAATCCGGTGCGGTGGCGCGTTTCCTGGATGCGATTGTGGAGTTGTTCCCTGCGCCGACGGACCGGCCGCCTATTGCGGAAAAGGTCATGGATCCGGAGCAAGAACCCAGGACCCGCGAGCGCGATCCCTCAGCGCCTTTTAGCGCCTATGTGTTCAAGAGCATTATTGATCCGTTTGTGGGCCAGCTTACGGTTTTCCGTGTGGTCTCGGGTTCGCTCTCGGCCCACGGTGAGTTCACTAATTTCTCCAAGGGCAAGAAGGAGCGCGTGGGAGAAATCGTCTACTTGCGCGGCAAGAACACGTTGCCTGTTGAAAAGATCCAAACGGGTGAGATCGGCGCCATTGCCAAACTCAAGCTGACGGAAACAGGGGACAGTATCGGTGCCAAAGATCCGTTCATTTTTCCTCAACCGGATCTGCCCAATGCCACGCTTTCGATTTCCGTGACGCCGAAGTCCATGGAAGACGAAGACAAAATTTCGCAGGGCTTGCACCGGCTATCTCAAGAGGATCCGACTTTCAAGATTAGCCGCGATGAGCAGACCCACGACTTGTTGGTTTCCGGACTGGGCGACATGCATCTCAATGTGATGGTTCATCGCCTCAAATCCCAGTACGGGGTCGATGTCACCGTGGGGACTCCGCGCGTGTCCTACCGCGAGACCTTCACTCAGACCGTTGAGGTTCAGGGCAAATTCAAGAAGCAGAGCGGAGGCCATGGTCAGTACGGGGATTGCCACGTCAGGTTTGAACCCTTGGAGAGGGGAGCGGGCTTTGAATTTGTGGACGAGATTGTCGGCGGTGTGATTCCGCGCCAGTATATCCCGGCGGTGGAAAAGGGCATCAGGGATGCCATGGCCAAGGGAGTTCTGGCCGGCTATCCGCTGGAGGATGTGCGCGCTGCGCTATTCCACGGTTCTTATCACGCAGTGGACTCTTCGGATCTGGCCTTTCAAATGGCCGGGGTCATGGCCCTCAAGGCAGCGGCTGAAAAAGCGCGGCCTGTGCTTTTGGAGCCCATCATGAAGCTCGAGGTCATTATTCCCGAGGAGTTCATGGGGGCGGTCAACGGGGATCTCAGTTCCAGGCGCGGGCGCGTGGAAGGCATGGGGACCGGAGGGGCGCAGGGCACTCAGGTGATTATTGCCGAAGCCCCCTTGTCCGAGATTCTGCGATACTCCTCAGAGCTCAAGTCGATTACCGGGGGCCAAGGCACTTTTGAGATGAAGTTCTCTCATTACGCGGAAGTCCCTCATAAGCAGGCCGAAGCCGTGATTGCTGCCGCCCAGAAGGCCAAAGAGGAGAGGCACTCTAAATGATCATCGTTCTGGACCCGAAGGCCACCAAGGCAGATGTGGATCATTTGATCGAAAAGATCCACAGCCTTGAGTTGCGCACCATGGTTTCCAAAGGCACCGAACGCACGATTGTGGGAGTGATCGGCGACGAGTCTCTCCTGAGGGGAGAGCCGCTGGAGGCCTATTCCGGTGTGGAAAAGGTGCTGGCGATTCAAACGCCCTACAAAATGGTCTCTGCCGAGTCCACGGGCGGAAAGCCCCGTCCTATCAATCTCGGCAAGGGTGTGAAGCTCGGCGGCAAAGAGATTGTGGTGATGGCCGGGCCCTGCACGATCGAGAGCCGCGAGCGAACCCTCAAGCTGGCCAAGTATGTCAAGGCTAAGGGAGCCA
This genomic window from Candidatus Omnitrophota bacterium contains:
- the amrS gene encoding AmmeMemoRadiSam system radical SAM enzyme, which encodes MHPAQWWQSACAGVQCTLCPFNCFIPEGMRGICNVRANVAGELKTLVYAQPVSLHVDPIEKKPFYHLYPGSRAFSVSTVGCNLNCAFCQNWEISQVQPEQAKGEYVPPAKLVEMAQRAGCRSIAYTYGEPTVFYEYMLETAKLARRAGLANVMVSAGYINWPPLRELLPYLDAVKIDLKGFNEGFYRRVVKGELRYVLRTLRKLSRAGMLTELVNLVVPTLNDNMDEIRQMCRWVVQNMGPDTPLSFSRFTPHYQLQNLPPTPVETLERAYAVGRQEGLNYVYVGNVVGHPTESTFCPTCNRVMIKRYGYAVQGIFMDAEGRCPYDGTKIYGKWG
- a CDS encoding 4Fe-4S binding protein — encoded protein: MSEERSVHQAALPQKMSAALATVVILTLGMLSAFTTREAPLLVAKALWICAIGFMAYRVFLTGIIGRWRSVFFIILAWSFVVHFKAQLIGLTGSAFITPEIQEVPYCHIAMSSSFLNYLYQQYLALMSGSWLKWSPLTWGALWLLVTLALGQAWCSWACMYGGLDSGFSKILRKPLVKWRGLPKGLRDLPAGILVAALLISLVTLKPVFCLWMCPLKLGTGFLEPDTLKNMLQFLSFFFIGLFFLVLLPLLTKKRAFCGLICPFGAWQSFFGRINPYRVKIDPDKCTLCEKCVSACPTFAIDKDRPIEERVLPYCNRCGECMDVCPALAIDYHLVGEKKLGIPNTWPRRLFLLSSWMVAGAVSLLFVPEALLRLWRCLPL
- a CDS encoding sulfite exporter TauE/SafE family protein, which translates into the protein MTQLIAEGWALGLSTGPYCFGACVPFVVPYLFAEGLGTWRANIRVIGEFLLGRLLAYATFGMFVGWLGQSMQPHLSERVTSWALLGTALIMIIYAFNQSLPRLKFCEKFLSGKKLARMPLILGILIGINVCPPFVVGVARLLQVGGISAGLVFFLGFFVGTSLYVIPLIGLSPFTQMERLRSIGTWSALLVGTYFLVSSISALF
- a CDS encoding elongation factor G — translated: MTVEATRVRTLALVGHAGAGKTSLAEALLHQAKLTTRLGKVEEGQTASDYRDDEIEHKHSINSSVLQIDHKNHSIHLIDTPGYADFIGEVCAALYAVDAVCVVVDATKGVEVGTEKVWRLASEANLPRAVFVSKLSKPGADFDRTLNSIQSCFGKSCVPLEAPGSAPVDLLQDGLEEDLQAYQQSLIEAVAETDDTLLERYLEEGQLPLADVKNQLRADMIAGKVVPIFCGDLLESGAVARFLDAIVELFPAPTDRPPIAEKVMDPEQEPRTRERDPSAPFSAYVFKSIIDPFVGQLTVFRVVSGSLSAHGEFTNFSKGKKERVGEIVYLRGKNTLPVEKIQTGEIGAIAKLKLTETGDSIGAKDPFIFPQPDLPNATLSISVTPKSMEDEDKISQGLHRLSQEDPTFKISRDEQTHDLLVSGLGDMHLNVMVHRLKSQYGVDVTVGTPRVSYRETFTQTVEVQGKFKKQSGGHGQYGDCHVRFEPLERGAGFEFVDEIVGGVIPRQYIPAVEKGIRDAMAKGVLAGYPLEDVRAALFHGSYHAVDSSDLAFQMAGVMALKAAAEKARPVLLEPIMKLEVIIPEEFMGAVNGDLSSRRGRVEGMGTGGAQGTQVIIAEAPLSEILRYSSELKSITGGQGTFEMKFSHYAEVPHKQAEAVIAAAQKAKEERHSK